The DNA sequence GCTATGTAATACTCCTTTGTTTAGGCGCAGTGAAAAAGAGATCACCAGTTTACAACTGGCTATTGTGCAACTTGGCCGAGAGCAGATAAGGCGCTTTATTACTACGGCGTTATTGCGGGACTGTATCGAGATCAAAGCCATCTATTTTCGCCGTTTTGGCTCACAGATCTGGCGTCACTCAATGCAAGTCGCTTACCTTGCAAGCGAGTTAACTGATGAAGATGCTGACAGTGCATTTCTATTAGGGCTTATTCATGATGTTGGTAAAATCGCTATCTTCAAGTTGCTATTAGAAGCTTTTAAGCAGGCCGATCCGGGTGAGCAACCTTGCTCAAGCTTATTTCGACAGGTTATGACAGCGAAATCGTTAAGTTTAAGCGCCTTACTTGCCCAGCACTGGCAGTTACCAGCAGTATTTGAGGCTGAGCTTGGTCGTTTGGCTGTTGTGGATTCTAAGCCTGTTGGTGGCTTAGCTGAAGTTGTTTGGCGGGCTAACTTAATCAGTGAATGCTCTATGTTGTTTGAAGCCGATAAGCTCAATGAGCAGCAACTTAATCGGTTGTTGCTAGAAGCTGGTCTTGATAGAGGCGGTTTTGATGAGCTACATCAAAAGCTTATTATGTTTTAATTTGCGGTTATCACCTAGGGGCAGATACAAAAAAGCCCCTAATTAAGGGGCTTTTTATTGGGTTACAGTAACAAAATTACATTACTGCAGCAGTGAGATATCAGCAGCATGTAAGAACTGTTCACGTAGGCTAGTAAGTAGCGCTAGGCGGTTGTTCTTAAGGGCTTCATCGTCATCCATCACCATCACATCTTCAAAGAAGGTATCCACGCTTTCACGTAGGTTTGCCAGTAATGCTAGCGCTTCTTGATAGTTAGCCGCAGCAAACAGCGGTGCTAATTGTGGTTGCAGTTCATTTAGCTTAGTGGCGAGGGCTTTTTCTGCTGGTTCAACGAGCAGTGCACCGTCGATAGTCGCAGGAAGTTCACCTTCTACTTTAGCCAAGATGTTTGATACACGCTTGTTAGCGGCAGCCAGTGCTGATGCTTGCTCTAACGTTCTAAAGTGAGCAACAGCTTTAATGCGGCTTTCAAAATCTGCAGGTGCGGTAGGGCGACGAGCCAATACGGCTAGAATAACGTCTACACTCACTCCTTGATCTTGGTACCAAGCACGGAAGCGACCCATAAAGAACTCAAGTACTTGCTCTGCAACCTTGTCGTTCGTTAACGTTTCACCATGTAACTCTTGTGCTTTAGCAATCAAATCAACAAGATCGAGTGGTAAGTTGTTTTCTAAACAGATACGTAGAATACCAATGGCTGCACGACGTAGTGCAAATGGATCCGCTGCGCCTTTCGGTGCTTGGCCAATACCAAAAATACCCACTAAGGTGTCTAGCTTTTCAGCTAAGGCAACACTAATTGAGATAGGGGCGGTTGGCACTGTATCGCCTGAGAACTTAGGCTTGTATTGCTCTGATAATGCCACGGCTACCGCTTCAGTCTCACCATTAAGACGTGCGTAATGCATACCCATGGTGCCTTGAAGATCGGTGAATTCCATGACCATGTTAGTCATCAAGTCAGACTTAGATAAAAGCCCTGCACGCGCAGCTTCTTCGCTATTAGCACCAATGCTGGTGGCGATATAACCGGCCATTGCTGATATGCGTTCTACGCGCTGCTTGATGGTGCCAAGCTGCTTTTGGAATACCACAGTTTCTAAACTTGTAAGACGAGACTCTAGTGAGTTTTTCTTATCGGTTTCGAAGAAGAATTCTGCATCGGCAAGACGTGGGCGAACCACTTTCTCGTTACCGGCAATAATCTGCTGCGGATCTTTAGATTCGATATTGGTGACAAAGATAAAGTTAGGCATTAGCTGGCCCGCTTTATCAAATACTGGGAAGTACTTTTGGTCGCCTTTCATGGTGTAAACCAAGGCTTCAGCCGGCACGTCTAAGAACTTCTCTTCGAAGCTCGCCGTTAGCACTACTGGCCATTCAACCAGTGATGTAACCTCTTCCAGTAAGTCGTCTTCTAGATCGGCTACGCCACCTAGTTTAGTCGCTGCTGCTTCTGCATCGGCTTTAATCAGTGCTTTACGCACCTCATAGTTGGCCTCTACTTTACCTTGTTCTTTTAGTGCTGATAGATAGTTGTCGGCATGATCAAGCTCGAAGCTTGGTGTGCCCATAAAGCGGTGACCACGAATAACGCGAGCCGACTTTATACCTAACAACTCACCTTCAACAACATCACTGCCAAGGAGCATCGTCACTGTGTGAACTGGGCGAATAAATTGAGTGGTGTTGTTACCCCAGCGCATAGGCTTAGGGATAGGCAGCTTGTCTAAAGAGCGTTGTGCCATCGCGGCAATAAGGCTTTTTGTTTCAACACCAACCACTTTAGCTTGATGTAGTAACCATTCACCTTTATCAGTTTTAAGACGATCAGCTTGCTCTACAGTAATACCATTACCACGGGCCCAGCCCATAGCGGCTTTAGTGGGGTTACCGTCTGCATCGAATGCTTGTGCTACTGCTGGTCCACGTTTTTCGACCACTTTGTCAGCCTGAGCTAAAGCAAGTTGGTTAATGCAGATAGCTAAACGGCGAGGGGCTGCATGCCATACCGCAGTTTCAAAGCTAAGCTCAGCTTTTTTTAGTTCATCTGTAAAGTTGCTAAGAAAAGACTCAGCTAGCTTACGCAAAGATTTTGGAGGTAGTTCTTCAGTGCCTACTTCAATCAGTAAGTTTTCAAAATTCATAAGTTATTCCTCTACTTACCGATTGGGAAGCCAAGAGCTTCACGTGCTTGATAGTAAGCTTCAGCAACACCCTTAGCCATGGTACGAACGCGTAAGATATAGCGCTGGCGTTCAGTAACCGAAATAGCGTGGCGTGCATCAAGCAAATTAAATGCGTGAGAGGCTTTCATGACTTGCTCGTAAGCAGGTAATGGTAGCGGCTTTTCAAGTGTTAGCAGATGTTGGCAGGCTTTCTCGCAGTCATCAAAATTTCTGAATAACACTTCAACATTAGCATGTTCAAAGTTATAAGCTGATTGCTCAACTTCGTTCTGGTGGAAAATATCACCATACATCACTTTGCCCAATGGGCCGTCTGTCCATACGAGGTCGTACACGTTGTCGACTTCTTGAATGTACATTGCAAGACGTTCAAGGCCGTAAGTGATCTCACCTGTTACAGGCTTACACTCCAATCCACCTACTTGCTGGAAGTAAGTAAATTGCGACACTTCCATGCCGTTTAACCAAACTTCCCAGCCTAGACCCCAGGCACCTAGAGTAGGTGATTCCCAGTTGTCTTCAACAAAGCGCACGTCATGAATGTTCATGTCGACACCTGCGGCAGCCAAAGAACCCAGATAAAGCTCTTGAATATTATCTGGAGATGGCTTTAACACGACTTGGAATTGATAGAAGTGTTGTAGGCGATTCGGGTTGTCGCCATAACGGCCATCAGTAGGGCGGCGACTAGGTTGAACATAGGCACAGCTCATTGGCTCTGGGCCTAAGGCTCGTAAGAAGGTCATAGGGTGGAATGTTCCAGCACCTACTTCCATGTCCAATGGTTGTACGATTGCGCAACCTTGCTGCGCCCAGTATTCCTGAAGGGTCATTATGAAACCTTGGAATGTTTTTACGTCGTGTTTGGTCGTCATATCCGCTTGTCTACTGCCTGGAAGCTTAAATAGAAAATGGTGTCGATTATACCTTGTAGGATTAAGCTTATATAGGTTATTTTTTATCTCATAGATTAAAAATATAGGATTATGACAATGGAAGTGACACGTTGCGGTTGGGTCGGAAAAGATCCTATCTATCAAGAGTATCACGATAAAGTGTGGGGTCGACCTGTATACGACAGCCATGAACTGTTTGCCAAACTCTGCCTTGATGGACAGCAAGCAGGGTTGTCGTGGTTAACTATTTTGAAGAAACAACAGAATTACGAAGCTGCTTTTGCCCATTTTGACCCGGCAATTATTGCTACTTTTGATGATGATAAAATAGAAGAACTGTTGCTTAACCCTGGGATTGTTCGCAATCGTTTAAAGGTGAATTCGATTATTAAAAACGCCAAGGGCTACATGGCTTATGTAGAGCATGGTAATGATTTTTCAGAGTTTTTATGGAGCTTTGTTGGTGGTGAACCCATAGTGAATCATTTTACTTCAAGTAAAGATTTCCCTACACAAACTAGTGAATCAGAAGCAATGTCAAAAGCGCTAAAAAAAATGGGATTTAACTTTGTCGGTCCGACAATTTGCTATGCGTTCATGCAAGCCGTTGGTATGTTCGATGACCACACAATAGATTGTTTTTGTTACAAAAAATAGTTTTTAACTAAGGTTGTGTCATTACTAAATTCGATGGGTCGTCAGTGTGTAAGTAGATAGCCTTAAATTCCACTTCACCAAACTCATTTGTATTCAAACTTACAAAGCTGATGTTGGAGTCAAACCTAGCTAAGTGAGCTTTATTTTCTGCTGATATCTCATCTGCTATTAGCGAGATGGCACATATTCGACCTGCGCATGCTAGGTGTTGGTCAAATATATTCGCCTCTTTAAGTTCTAATAGCTGTTGCTTGAGCTGGCTGTCTCTTTTGATGGCGAGCTCACTGTCTAAAGGTAGATTAGATATGTGCTGAATAAATTTATTCATATTCTTCGCTACCTTTGTTATTGCTCCGCTATTTACAGTACCTTGGCTATTAATAAAGAAGGCATCTGTTGATTGATGATCAGTGATCTCAGAGTATATGCTTGTGTTTGCAATCGGTTGAATTTCTACCTTTTGGTTTTCTTCTGGGCTTTGTTGATTAGATGAGACGAGAGTTGCTGTTATTTTTTGATTGATCACATCTGTAGAATCAAGTGGGGCTATAGACGTTAACTCTGGAGTGGTTGTTGGTTCTTTTATAAAGTAGTTAGTAAAGATGACCGATACGATTATGGTGGCGAATATTAGCGCTATGACATTAACTATTTTCATTTATTATTCCGTTAATTTTTGACAAAGAAGTCCTTTCTCTGTTTTGCAGCATAGAGCAATTAGTCCGTTAGCGGAAGTTTTTGGCATTAAATAAAAAAGGATGTTCCACGTGGAACATCCTTTTTGGTTACTGGCTTAAAATATTCATTTTTGTGTCAAAAATAAATTTTCATGAAACTAAAAATCCAGAGCTAAGTTAGCCAGATTGTAAAATTTAAAATAGAATTTATTTTTCAAAAAAGAATGGTTTTCTCTCTTTCCCATTATTTTTTGAACCGCCATTTAACTGGTCCATCGTTTCCGCATTGTAGAGCTTACCGTTAACCATGGTATAAGTGACGCGATCTGTTACACGGATATCTTCAAGCGGATTGCCGTCGATAACAATCAAGTCGGCCAACTTACCTTGCTTGATTGAACCAATTTGATGATCCATTGCAAAGTGCTTAGCCGGATTAATGGTTGCTGTTTTTAGCACTTCAAGATTACTCATTCCACCTTGAGCGAACATCCACATTTCCCAATGGGCTGCTAAACCTTCTCGCTGACCATGAGCACCAATGTTTGACTTAACACCGATTTCGTTCAGTTCATTGGCTACACGTGCAACATTGAAATGATTGTAATGTTCATCGGGTGCAGTAGGGCGACGCATTGAACGCGCATTCAAAATGTCTGATGGGACATACATTGAAAGACGTGGGTGAGCCCAAACATCTGTTTTGTCGTACCAGTAGTTTTCACCTGAGATGCCACCATAAGCCACAACGAGTGTCGGTGTATAACCCACATCGGTTTGACTCCAGAACTGTTTTATATCGCTATAGATATTAGCCGCTGGTAAAGAGTGCTCAATACCTGTGTGACCATCTGCAATCATGGTGAGGTTATGTTGCAGCAAACTACCACCTTCAGGAACGACCATCATCTCAAGTTCGCGGGCTGCGGCGATAACTTGTTGACGTTGGTTACGACGCGGTTGGTTATAACTCTTCACGCTAAAGGCGCCGACTTTCTTTAGGCGTTCTAAGTGGAATTTCGCATCATCTAGTGAGTCAATATGCGATGTATAACCAGGCGCATTAGCACCATACAAGATGGTTCCGGTTGAGAAAATACGTGGGCCAGCGATGTTACCTGCTTTTTGCTGCTCCGATGCGGCAAAAATTTCGGTAGTATCGTTTGATGGATCATGAATCGCGGTCACACCAAGAGATAAGTTCGAGTAAAGTTCCCAGTTCTGCTGTGGGATAATTTCACTTTCACCTTGAGCTCCGTGTGCATGGGCGTCAAACAAACCAGGCATTAGTGTCTTGCCTTTAATGTCGATGACCTTGGCATCACTTGGAATATCGATTATAGATGCAGGACCGACACTGACAATATGGTTATCTTTGACGATAACAGTGCCATTTTCGATGACTTCATCATTCTCCATAGTGATAATGTTGCCGCCAACAAAAGCAATTGTTCCACGTGGAACATCAGCTTTTTTAGTAAAGCCTAGATCGGTAATCTTTGGCTCGACCTTATTGGTATCATCAGTCGCAGTTTCTTTATATTGAATATCGACTTTAACTTGGTAAAGTTCAGGGCCAAGCGTCCAATAAATCTGGTCGTTAGTGTTGTTCCAGCTAATGCTTTCGCCTGCGCGAACACTGAGTTGAGTGACGGGTAAATTACTCGCCTTGGGTCCAATTTCAACCGTTTCGCCATGCTTAGCAAAAGGGGTAACATAAACCCTAAAGCGCTCGGCAAAAGCGAGTTGCTTGCCGTCTGGTGAAACTCTAAATTCAGTTGCATGCTTACTGGTGTAATGGACTCGCTTTTCAAATCCGTTTAAGCCAATTGATGCTAACTGCGGTGTTTCGTCACTTTCCATAAAGTAGACGCGTTGGTTATCTGCGCCGAATTGAGGTTGGTAACCCGAAGCTGTGATCTTAGTATTTTTATCGCCATCTACATCAACTTGGTAAAGGCCTGTTTCCTGCGACCAAGTTTTTGGGGTGATATAGCCACCTTTAGCTTTGCGATAAACGACGGTTTCGCCATCGGGTGAAAAGGTAGGTTCTACATACTTACCTGGCTCTTTAGTCAGCACTTTTACGCGCTTATTGCGCACTGTTGCTAGACTCACCGTTCCTTGTTCTTGGTCATCCCAAGTGGTGAATACAATACGCTTGCCATCCCGAGACCATTGTGGGAATAGTTCGCGAAGTTCACTGTCTAGCTTGGTTAAGCGTTCCATTTTTCCATCTGGTAGGCTTTTAACCCAAATCTTACCCAGTGCTTCAAAAGCGACCTTTTTACCGTCTGGTGAGACTTGCGCCATTCTCAACATCT is a window from the Shewanella sp. Choline-02u-19 genome containing:
- a CDS encoding HDOD domain-containing protein, producing MFKKAFKKLFNIRDKVIIEKPKSFSGQAEYSQAISSVPPINNTPSAIPPVAPIDISALFYSLLFPSTLQNGVANELEKSVFRRVEAALSSPKAIAERVLKLPTQVAALDKQLADESSNTKVLLALIEKDPVLSVEVLKLCNTPLFRRSEKEITSLQLAIVQLGREQIRRFITTALLRDCIEIKAIYFRRFGSQIWRHSMQVAYLASELTDEDADSAFLLGLIHDVGKIAIFKLLLEAFKQADPGEQPCSSLFRQVMTAKSLSLSALLAQHWQLPAVFEAELGRLAVVDSKPVGGLAEVVWRANLISECSMLFEADKLNEQQLNRLLLEAGLDRGGFDELHQKLIMF
- a CDS encoding DNA-3-methyladenine glycosylase I, translating into MEVTRCGWVGKDPIYQEYHDKVWGRPVYDSHELFAKLCLDGQQAGLSWLTILKKQQNYEAAFAHFDPAIIATFDDDKIEELLLNPGIVRNRLKVNSIIKNAKGYMAYVEHGNDFSEFLWSFVGGEPIVNHFTSSKDFPTQTSESEAMSKALKKMGFNFVGPTICYAFMQAVGMFDDHTIDCFCYKK
- a CDS encoding amidohydrolase family protein; this translates as MLKNKLTPLYAAIALSFSTPIVAEEDKKTWQVNAPANAPLQQVKIEVNEGTWMNVSVSPDGQHIVFDLLGDIYQIPVDGGDAIPLAKGIAWQMQPVYSPDGKYIAFTSDEDGGDNIWVMEADGSNPRAVTEETFRLLNSPAWSPDGQYLVARKHYTGSRSLGAGEVWMYHVAGGEGVKLTERPNEQKDLGEPAYSPDGRYIYFSQDATPGKTFHYSKDSVKGIYKIKRYDTQTGDIEVIIQGTGGAIRPTPSPDGEKLAYIKRDGFQSSLYLLDLKSGKTEKLYGELDRDMQETWAIHGVYPTMSWTADNEEIVFWANGKINKLEVESKTVKQIPFSVKSERTVQPAVRFKQDLDKDVFDVKMLRMAQVSPDGKKVAFEALGKIWVKSLPDGKMERLTKLDSELRELFPQWSRDGKRIVFTTWDDQEQGTVSLATVRNKRVKVLTKEPGKYVEPTFSPDGETVVYRKAKGGYITPKTWSQETGLYQVDVDGDKNTKITASGYQPQFGADNQRVYFMESDETPQLASIGLNGFEKRVHYTSKHATEFRVSPDGKQLAFAERFRVYVTPFAKHGETVEIGPKASNLPVTQLSVRAGESISWNNTNDQIYWTLGPELYQVKVDIQYKETATDDTNKVEPKITDLGFTKKADVPRGTIAFVGGNIITMENDEVIENGTVIVKDNHIVSVGPASIIDIPSDAKVIDIKGKTLMPGLFDAHAHGAQGESEIIPQQNWELYSNLSLGVTAIHDPSNDTTEIFAASEQQKAGNIAGPRIFSTGTILYGANAPGYTSHIDSLDDAKFHLERLKKVGAFSVKSYNQPRRNQRQQVIAAARELEMMVVPEGGSLLQHNLTMIADGHTGIEHSLPAANIYSDIKQFWSQTDVGYTPTLVVAYGGISGENYWYDKTDVWAHPRLSMYVPSDILNARSMRRPTAPDEHYNHFNVARVANELNEIGVKSNIGAHGQREGLAAHWEMWMFAQGGMSNLEVLKTATINPAKHFAMDHQIGSIKQGKLADLIVIDGNPLEDIRVTDRVTYTMVNGKLYNAETMDQLNGGSKNNGKERKPFFFEK
- the glyS gene encoding glycine--tRNA ligase subunit beta; translation: MNFENLLIEVGTEELPPKSLRKLAESFLSNFTDELKKAELSFETAVWHAAPRRLAICINQLALAQADKVVEKRGPAVAQAFDADGNPTKAAMGWARGNGITVEQADRLKTDKGEWLLHQAKVVGVETKSLIAAMAQRSLDKLPIPKPMRWGNNTTQFIRPVHTVTMLLGSDVVEGELLGIKSARVIRGHRFMGTPSFELDHADNYLSALKEQGKVEANYEVRKALIKADAEAAATKLGGVADLEDDLLEEVTSLVEWPVVLTASFEEKFLDVPAEALVYTMKGDQKYFPVFDKAGQLMPNFIFVTNIESKDPQQIIAGNEKVVRPRLADAEFFFETDKKNSLESRLTSLETVVFQKQLGTIKQRVERISAMAGYIATSIGANSEEAARAGLLSKSDLMTNMVMEFTDLQGTMGMHYARLNGETEAVAVALSEQYKPKFSGDTVPTAPISISVALAEKLDTLVGIFGIGQAPKGAADPFALRRAAIGILRICLENNLPLDLVDLIAKAQELHGETLTNDKVAEQVLEFFMGRFRAWYQDQGVSVDVILAVLARRPTAPADFESRIKAVAHFRTLEQASALAAANKRVSNILAKVEGELPATIDGALLVEPAEKALATKLNELQPQLAPLFAAANYQEALALLANLRESVDTFFEDVMVMDDDEALKNNRLALLTSLREQFLHAADISLLQ
- the glyQ gene encoding glycine--tRNA ligase subunit alpha; its protein translation is MTTKHDVKTFQGFIMTLQEYWAQQGCAIVQPLDMEVGAGTFHPMTFLRALGPEPMSCAYVQPSRRPTDGRYGDNPNRLQHFYQFQVVLKPSPDNIQELYLGSLAAAGVDMNIHDVRFVEDNWESPTLGAWGLGWEVWLNGMEVSQFTYFQQVGGLECKPVTGEITYGLERLAMYIQEVDNVYDLVWTDGPLGKVMYGDIFHQNEVEQSAYNFEHANVEVLFRNFDDCEKACQHLLTLEKPLPLPAYEQVMKASHAFNLLDARHAISVTERQRYILRVRTMAKGVAEAYYQAREALGFPIGK